CTGACTTTTGCTCTCAACTTCCTTATCATAACACAACCGAAAATGCAAGGCAACCACATGTTCGTTTTTTTTTCTCCCGCTTGCACACTCCCTGAAAATATATTATACTCTCCTAAGAATAAGAAGGGAGCGTATGACCGCCATGCACATATATAAAAAAAAGAAACGCCGCTGCGGCGCTTTTTCTGTCTTTCTCTGTTCTCCTGCCGACACTGCTCACCGGCTGTTCCGGGCAAAGTTCCAAAACGGTATCTCAGGACCCGGTTTCCCGCACAGATATCCTGTTTGATACCGTTGTCACCATCACCCTGTACGGGGACGATCAGGAGCAGCATCTGGAGGACTGCTTTTCTCTCGGGAAAAAATATGAGAATCTCCTGAGCCGCACCATCGACACCAGTGAAGTCAGCCAGATCAACCAGGCGAAAGGGCAGCCGGTGACCGTATCGGACGAGACGCTGGAGCTCATCGAAAAAGGACTGTACTACAGTGAGCTTTCCGGTGGCGCCTTTGACATCACCATCGCACCGGTCAGCAGCCTGTGGGATTTCAAAGCAGAAAATCCTGCCGTCCCGGACAGCGCCGTCCTGGAAGAGGCCGTCTCCCATGTGGACTATCATCAGGTGCAGATCGACGGCAACCAGGTATGGCTCACCGATCCCGATGCCGGGATTGATCTGGGTGGCATCGCCAAGGGGTTCATCGCAGACAAATTCAAGGAATATCTGACCGGTCAGGGTGTCACCTCCGGCATCATCAACCTGGGTGGAAACGTGCTGACCATCGGGGAAAAGCCCGACGGCTCCGCTTATACCATCGGTATCCAGAATCCTTTCCGGGAAGAACGGGGTCCCATCACTGCCCTGGAAGTCCGGGACTGCTCCATCGTATCCTCCGGCATCTATGAGCGGTATTTCCGGGTGGATGACAAGCTGTATCACCACATCCTGAATCCCGCCACCGGATATCCTTACGAAAATAACCTGCTGGGCGTCACCATCATTTCCAAGGCTTCCGTGGACGGAGACGGCCTCTCCACCACCTGCTTCGCCCTGGGACTGGACAAAGGGCTGGAACTGATCCGCAGCATCGACGGCGTGGAGGCCATCTTTATCACCGACGATTATGAGCTGCACTACAGTAACGAAGATGCTTTGAAAATCGTACAATAAAAAATGATACTGATAAGAGAGGAACCGTGCTCATTACACGAAACCTCTCTTTTTTAATCACCGCTCTATCTTATTTATTTTTTCCTACTGTTGTCCCTTTACATAGGCGATCTTCGTCTCCACCTCTCCGCTCACTGTCCGGCCAAAGATCTGCCCTTTCAGTGCTTCTGCCTGAGTGATGAGATCGCTCTTCTTCGACGCATCGGTCTCTTCCATGGCCTGATTCAGCAGCACGTCGATCTGGTCTGCCAGCATATGATCCTGTCGGTAATTGGCTACCGTATATCCGGGGCTTAATTCCTCCGCATCGTCTCTGCCCGGCAGATAGGAATCATAGGCGCCCACTTCTTTGGAAAATGTCAGGTCTTCCTCTGCAATGGTTTTCTGGAAGGCGGCAAAATTCGTGACCTTCGGGGCATCATCCAGCTGTTCGATAACCCCCTTGACGATGGTCAGCGGATAGCTGCCTCCGGACAATCCGGGCACCCGCTGTGGATTGTCACAGCCAACCCAGACACTGACCGTATAATCCGGGATCATGCAGCAAAACCATCCATCCTTGTTATCGTTTGTTGTTCCCGTTTTGCCGGCTCTCGGCACCTGGGAATTCTGCCCCAGTCTGCGGGCCGTACCGGACTGTACCACACCTTCCAGCAGTCGGATCATCTCCTGGGAAGCTTTTGCCGTATACACCTCTGTCTCCTTTTCTTCTGTCCACAGCTCTTTGCCATCATAAATCACAGAAGTAATACAGGTTGGATCCACATGGGAGCCTCCTGCGGCAAAACTCCGGTAAGCGCCTGCCATCTCAATAACGTTGGTGCCATAGGTAAATCCTCCCAGTGCAGATACGATATTCTGATCAGAATACATCAGTCTGGAAAAATGCATTTTCTCCAGATAAGAAAGACCGTTGGACACGCCAATCTGCTTTAACAGCCAGCAGGCCGGTCCGTTTTCCGATTTGTATAAGGCCACATCCAGCTGCATGGGAGATCCGGTCAGTTCCCCGGACGGATTCTTTTTCAGTTCCTCTACGGATATGTTCTGCAGCACAGAAGATGCGCTGTAACCCTTTTCCAGCGCCGGTCCGTATACCAGCAATGGTTTGATACTGCTTCCGGGCTGTCGGAAACTCTGATAAGCCCGGTTCAGCGTGTGGCTCTCACTGAGCGTCTGGCTTCTTCCACCCACCACAGCCACCACTTTTCCTGTTGCATTGTCAATGACTGTTCCTGCAGATTGCAGCACATATACACCGTCATCCCCTACGTCCGTGAATTTTGTCAGCGTATTGTCCGTCTGTTCCTGCAAAAGATTCTGTATCCCGCTGTTCAGCGATGTATAGATTTTGAATTTTCCCCGGTAAATCCGTTCTTTTTCTTTTTCATAGGCCTGCTCATAAGCCGCCTTGTAATCCCTGTATTCCTCATCACTGGAAAAATACCAGACAAAGGTAAAACCGCTGTCTTTCATCAGATACCGCACCGCACAGTCCAGGGCATAGCTGGAGGGATCGTTCTTCCACTCGCTCTTCTTTTCCAGGATCACCGGTGTCTCCGCCTGTGCCACATCCAGCTCCTGGGTGGTGATATAGCCCTGCTCCTGCATGTTTTTCAGGATCTTATCCCGCCGCATGAGCGTGTGATCCAGGTGTGCCCGGGGATCATACCAGGTGGGAGAATTGGGAATTGCGCACAGAAGCGCCACCTCTGCCACGTCCAGCTGGGCACTGGATCTGCCAAAATAGCTCTGGGCTGCAGCCTCAATACCGTAATTACCGTTGGCAAAATATACATTGTTGATGTAAAATTCCAGGATATCCTCCTTGGAATACCGGGCTTCCAGTGCCATCGCCAGGAAAATCTCCTTCACCTTTCGCTCAATCGTCACTTCGTTGCTTAAGAAGACAGTCCGTGCCAGCTGCTGGGTGATGGTACTGCCGCCCTGGATGGTACTGCCGCCGGATCTCACATATACAACCATACTTCTTAAAATGCCCATCACATCCACGCCCGGATGGGCATAGAACCGCCGGTCCTCTACCGCCACAAAGGCCTGCACCACCGCCTCCGGGATCTGATCATACTCCAGATATACCCGATCCTCCCCTGTGTTCAGTTTGGCCAGCACCTGACCATCATCCCCGTATATATAAGAATTCTCTTTCTCTGAAAAAATCGTCCTGCCGCTTTCTTTCACAATAGCAGATGCTTTTACGA
Above is a window of Oscillospiraceae bacterium NTUH-002-81 DNA encoding:
- a CDS encoding FAD:protein FMN transferase; the encoded protein is MEDCFSLGKKYENLLSRTIDTSEVSQINQAKGQPVTVSDETLELIEKGLYYSELSGGAFDITIAPVSSLWDFKAENPAVPDSAVLEEAVSHVDYHQVQIDGNQVWLTDPDAGIDLGGIAKGFIADKFKEYLTGQGVTSGIINLGGNVLTIGEKPDGSAYTIGIQNPFREERGPITALEVRDCSIVSSGIYERYFRVDDKLYHHILNPATGYPYENNLLGVTIISKASVDGDGLSTTCFALGLDKGLELIRSIDGVEAIFITDDYELHYSNEDALKIVQ
- a CDS encoding transglycosylase domain-containing protein, encoding MKKRKKKAIRILAVLFLGGILICAGIFGIGFVKASAIVKESGRTIFSEKENSYIYGDDGQVLAKLNTGEDRVYLEYDQIPEAVVQAFVAVEDRRFYAHPGVDVMGILRSMVVYVRSGGSTIQGGSTITQQLARTVFLSNEVTIERKVKEIFLAMALEARYSKEDILEFYINNVYFANGNYGIEAAAQSYFGRSSAQLDVAEVALLCAIPNSPTWYDPRAHLDHTLMRRDKILKNMQEQGYITTQELDVAQAETPVILEKKSEWKNDPSSYALDCAVRYLMKDSGFTFVWYFSSDEEYRDYKAAYEQAYEKEKERIYRGKFKIYTSLNSGIQNLLQEQTDNTLTKFTDVGDDGVYVLQSAGTVIDNATGKVVAVVGGRSQTLSESHTLNRAYQSFRQPGSSIKPLLVYGPALEKGYSASSVLQNISVEELKKNPSGELTGSPMQLDVALYKSENGPACWLLKQIGVSNGLSYLEKMHFSRLMYSDQNIVSALGGFTYGTNVIEMAGAYRSFAAGGSHVDPTCITSVIYDGKELWTEEKETEVYTAKASQEMIRLLEGVVQSGTARRLGQNSQVPRAGKTGTTNDNKDGWFCCMIPDYTVSVWVGCDNPQRVPGLSGGSYPLTIVKGVIEQLDDAPKVTNFAAFQKTIAEEDLTFSKEVGAYDSYLPGRDDAEELSPGYTVANYRQDHMLADQIDVLLNQAMEETDASKKSDLITQAEALKGQIFGRTVSGEVETKIAYVKGQQ